The sequence TTAAAGATTACAAACGGCGACCAAACAATTAAAATCACTAGCTACAATTTAAGCGCAGGCGATCAAGTTGTGTTTGATTTTTTAAAAGGCAAAGTTTTTGTAAATGAATTGGATCAAACTTTTTTACTCGATTTAGAAAGCGATTTTGAAAATTTTAGTATTAAAGAAGGTCAAACTGTTCAGTGTAATAATGGCAAAATGACCATCTCTTATCGGGAGGTACAGCTATGAATAAAAGCGTTTATTTTTTTGATGAGCGGCAACATTTACTCCGAATCGTTAAAGAAAATGAGCTGATAGAAGTCATCCAGGAAAAAGAAATTACATCGAGTAAAAACGAATTGATGAATGATACGCTAAATGTATCTACCGTATATGACGAAGAGCTGAAACAAGCGGTCTACATGGCTGTGAAAGAAGTAGCAACTTCATATAGTTTATATAGAATTATTTTAGATAGTGAAGAGGAAAATCTTTTATCCTTTGTAGGTATTAGTTTTGCACCTGACGAGTTAGATTCTTATGTTGTCAAAAATGTTCAAGTGAAAAATGGCTCAATTAAAAATACGATTCAAAAACTGTTGGCAGAAACAGAATGGCGTTTGGGTAAAATCGATTCAAATTTGCCTTCATTAACAGAAGATTTTAGCTTCCTATCTGTGCGTGATGCATTAAAAAATATTCAAGCACAAGGGTGCGAAATTCTGTTCAAATATAAAATCGATGGTATCGGTATTACGGATAAGTGGCTGGAAGTCTATCGTGAAATTGGGGAACAAAGCAAACAACGTTTTACCTATGGGGAAAAAGCGTTAAGCATTGTAAAAGAACAAGACCGTAATCAGGTTTACACAAGTTTAATCGGTCGCGGACGTGGCGAAGATGTGGGCGATGGTAAAGGCAAACGAATCGAATTTACTAATGTAGAGTGGAAAAAAGCCAATGGCAAGCCTTTGAATAAACCCAAAGGACAAAATTGGCTGGAATTTCCCGAGATGACCAAACAATATGGTATCCCGCTAAAAAATGGTGGGATGCGAAGACGGGAAAAAGTCATTACATTTGATGAAGAAGAAAGTCCAGAAAAATTGCTACAAAAAACATATGATTCGCTTGTTGAATATTCTCGTCCGCTCGTTCAATTTAAAACTGAGATTTTAGGTGGAGACACGATTGGTAATACCGTAACGATTCATCGTCATGATCGAAACTATCATTACCAAACTCGAATCTTCAAGGTGAAAATTGATCGTTTAACAGGGAAAGTCGAAGCAGGTTTAGGAGATAATATTAAGAAGAGCATTTCAAAAGTTACTTCGGATCTCAAAGGAAATGTAGATTCATTGGAAGAGAAAAAGATGACTTTTTATGATTCTGAAGAAATTTCCAAATGGCAAGATGATATTATTCGTGGTGCCAAAGGCGGTTCTATAAAATTAATGAATGGAATTGAAACAGGAAAATCCAATAACCGTGAACCTTATCAACAAGTCTTTATGGATGGAAATTCGTTAGAGAATAGTAAACATTTTTTAATCATGAACTCTGATGGCATAGGCTTTGTTAAAGATAAATTTACAAATACGCCTAAAACAGCTTGGACGATTGATGGAAAGTTTAATGCTGACTTTATTCAAGCTGGCACCTTAGAAGGCGTTACTGTTCAAACAAAGAAAGATAATGATTTTCAAATCAAATTACAGTCAAATGGAACCATTGCTTTTAGAAATCAAAAAAAGAATGAAGAAGAAGGCTGGATCGGTGCTGTAATAGATGGGAAAACGAAAGAACCAGTGGGTGTTGCCATTTGTCAAATTCCGGGATATAAGTTTTCAATTGGTTCAGCGGTTTCTAAAGAAGAAAGAGCACCGAGTGCGGTGTTTGAAATCCCTAAAGAATCAAACGCAAATAAGAAAATATGGCGATTACACGGTCAAGGAGAAATTAATGGTGACTTAAATATTACTGGCAATCTAAACATTAAAGGGAAATTGTTCCTAAACGGCAAAGAAATCACCAGTAATGGGAATGGCAGTGGTGGTAACGGAAGTACTGGTGGTGCATATCCGCCTGAGGTAAACACTCAAACAGATAAATTTGCTTGGGATTTGTGGAGCTTTCTAATCGCTAATGGTTATAGCCAAGCAGCTGCCGCTGGTATTTTAGGAAATGTTCAACAAGAAACTGGTGGAACGATGGACCCAAATACAGACCAAATTGGTGGACCAGCCTATGGTTTGGTGCAATGGGATGGCTCAAGTTATCCGCTAATTGGCAGCCCAACTTGGGATGGGCGCGAGTACGTTAAACGTTTGATTGGAGCGGCGGGTATCACAAATGATTATCAATCAACATTAGCGCAAGCTAAATTAATTGATTGGTGTATGTACAACGGACAGTGGATCGGTGCGGTTAATCCAACAAGTGTTAGCAGTTTTAAGGTGATTTCAGATCCAGCCAAAGCTGCTTATGCTTTTGAAATGAATTTTGAACGCCCTAAAAATGCACACCCAGAAAGACAGGGCTATGCACAAGAATGGTATAACAAATTTAAAGAATTAAAACCGTCAAATGGAGCAGGAAAAGCAGGACTGGATCATTTAGAATCCTTAGTTGGTCGTTATTGGGGGAATGGTCAATGTTATGCTGTACCAGCAGAATATTCAGGTTTTTTAGGAGGCTGTGGTTTGGGCGCTCAAACGAACTATCCTTTAAGTCATGTGATTGGAAATACAGAAGCGGCAGCTGATATTGGTAGCTCGTATGATTGGGCTGCGCTTGGCTGGAAAGTTATCTATCAACCTGAGTATAAAGACTTGATGACAGGTGCCATAATCAACTGGAAACGTGGCGGAAATATTGGTGGCTTCAACGTCGACTATACGTATGGACATACAGGCGTCATCAGAGGAGTAACTGCTGGCGGATTTCAGACGTATGAACAAAATATCGGAAAAGGTCAAATTATCGAAAGATACGACCGCGTATGGGTCGGGTCAAGCGAAATCAGTTCGATCGTAATCCCACCCAAATAAGCAATTTTTAGAAAGGAGTGAGCAAATGTCAATTATATATCCAATTTTTTTATCAATCACACAACCAAACGATAACATTCCATCAATCATGATTCGTCAATTCGATGAAGGAACGCAAGTTTTGGATGTGACCGTAACAGAGCACGGAAAACCAAAAGACATTTCAAATTTAACCCCATTTTTTTGCGTCAAACAAGGACATCATGCAGGTCTTGGTTTATCTGAGCAAAAAGTCACGAAAATCATTGATGCAAAAAAAGGTAAATTACAATACACATTAACTAATTACGATATGCAAAATGTCGGAGAAAATATAGCTTATTTCAGCTTTAGAGAACTTCAAAAAGATCTAAGTTGGCGACAACAATTTTCCACTCGAGATTTTGCTTACCAGGTTAAAGAAAGTATTTACGATGAAGGAATCAAAGATAGTAACTATATTTGGACGTTTGAAGAAATTTTACGCTATTTCACAGAATGGGTGAAAACCTGCCAAGAGATTTATGATGACTGGTATCTAGTCGCACAAGAAGAGCTACAGCGCATCATTGCGGAGTTTCAGACATGGATCACAACCAGTCAACAGCGCTATGATCAATGGACGGAAGTTCAACGAGCTACATTTGATCAATGGTTTGCTACAATCAAAGGGATTTTAGACGAAAATGTTGCAGGAAATCTTTTGAATCTGATTGAGGAGCTAAAACAAGCACATTTTACGTTGAAAAGTGGAGAGACAGGTGTTCTTAGAACGATTCGCGATGATAAGTTTAGCTTGAATCATACTGTAACTAAAGTCAGAACCGTTACTCATAAAAAAGAAGTATCGGCTTTGGTTATAGCTGAGATCGACAGTCAAAAGCAAAATACCTTCTTTATTCGAAAGGTGGGATCAGTATAATGGCTCATGAAGTAGAGATCAAAAAAGTGATGGAAACAGATGAAGCGGGCGTACAACGTCAAGTATTTCCCGAGACGCATGTTAGTGCAATCCTCGGTTTAGATAAAATCGAAACAGTAGGAGCCGGCGTAACGTCGATCAACGGAAAAACGGGCGATATTACATTAACGGCCAAGGACTTAGGGGTTCAAGGCACAAATATCACAATAGATAAGGTGGGAACAGTATGACAGATATCGTTGAATTAAAAAGTGATGGAGCTGTTGTTTATCCTAAAACACACGTCAGTGCAGTTGAAGGGATCACAACAATCAAAGGTGAAAAAGGAGATGCAGGTCCTGCAGGGCCACAAGGTGCAGTTGGAGCAACAGGAGCGGTTGGTCCACAAGGTTTAAAAGGTGCTACTGGAGCTACAGGTCCTCAAGGTCCAGCTGGAACAAACGCAACAACAACAGCTGCAGCAACACAAACAGTCAATGGACTAATGAGTGCCGCGGATAAGAAAAAATTAGATACATTACCAACAATAACATTTAGTAAGGTGGGAGCAGTATAATGGCAGATATTGTACAATTAGAAGAAAAAGGAAATTTACTTTACCCGAAGACGCATACAAGTGCGATTGATGGTTTTGATGAGACAGTGGTGAAAAAGACTGGGAATGAAGATATTGCTGGGGTTAAGAATTTTAAAG is a genomic window of Enterococcus haemoperoxidus ATCC BAA-382 containing:
- a CDS encoding phage tail spike protein, whose protein sequence is MNKSVYFFDERQHLLRIVKENELIEVIQEKEITSSKNELMNDTLNVSTVYDEELKQAVYMAVKEVATSYSLYRIILDSEEENLLSFVGISFAPDELDSYVVKNVQVKNGSIKNTIQKLLAETEWRLGKIDSNLPSLTEDFSFLSVRDALKNIQAQGCEILFKYKIDGIGITDKWLEVYREIGEQSKQRFTYGEKALSIVKEQDRNQVYTSLIGRGRGEDVGDGKGKRIEFTNVEWKKANGKPLNKPKGQNWLEFPEMTKQYGIPLKNGGMRRREKVITFDEEESPEKLLQKTYDSLVEYSRPLVQFKTEILGGDTIGNTVTIHRHDRNYHYQTRIFKVKIDRLTGKVEAGLGDNIKKSISKVTSDLKGNVDSLEEKKMTFYDSEEISKWQDDIIRGAKGGSIKLMNGIETGKSNNREPYQQVFMDGNSLENSKHFLIMNSDGIGFVKDKFTNTPKTAWTIDGKFNADFIQAGTLEGVTVQTKKDNDFQIKLQSNGTIAFRNQKKNEEEGWIGAVIDGKTKEPVGVAICQIPGYKFSIGSAVSKEERAPSAVFEIPKESNANKKIWRLHGQGEINGDLNITGNLNIKGKLFLNGKEITSNGNGSGGNGSTGGAYPPEVNTQTDKFAWDLWSFLIANGYSQAAAAGILGNVQQETGGTMDPNTDQIGGPAYGLVQWDGSSYPLIGSPTWDGREYVKRLIGAAGITNDYQSTLAQAKLIDWCMYNGQWIGAVNPTSVSSFKVISDPAKAAYAFEMNFERPKNAHPERQGYAQEWYNKFKELKPSNGAGKAGLDHLESLVGRYWGNGQCYAVPAEYSGFLGGCGLGAQTNYPLSHVIGNTEAAADIGSSYDWAALGWKVIYQPEYKDLMTGAIINWKRGGNIGGFNVDYTYGHTGVIRGVTAGGFQTYEQNIGKGQIIERYDRVWVGSSEISSIVIPPK
- a CDS encoding phage baseplate upper protein; translation: MSIIYPIFLSITQPNDNIPSIMIRQFDEGTQVLDVTVTEHGKPKDISNLTPFFCVKQGHHAGLGLSEQKVTKIIDAKKGKLQYTLTNYDMQNVGENIAYFSFRELQKDLSWRQQFSTRDFAYQVKESIYDEGIKDSNYIWTFEEILRYFTEWVKTCQEIYDDWYLVAQEELQRIIAEFQTWITTSQQRYDQWTEVQRATFDQWFATIKGILDENVAGNLLNLIEELKQAHFTLKSGETGVLRTIRDDKFSLNHTVTKVRTVTHKKEVSALVIAEIDSQKQNTFFIRKVGSV
- a CDS encoding collagen-like protein yields the protein MTDIVELKSDGAVVYPKTHVSAVEGITTIKGEKGDAGPAGPQGAVGATGAVGPQGLKGATGATGPQGPAGTNATTTAAATQTVNGLMSAADKKKLDTLPTITFSKVGAV